One window of Chryseobacterium sp. JJR-5R genomic DNA carries:
- a CDS encoding glycosyltransferase family 1 protein, with product MEIHFFERHPTEGQISIEKLFSVLYRQLEDQNIKFKVIKNPFPLKQLGKAMWFFKRNQGDVNHITGDIHWACLLLDRHKTILSIHDLVGLHQYTGLKRYLYYLLWVYLPVKKLKYITVISDKTKNEILKYIPSAENKIHVISNCVTVPILEHNDISLQRKLKLLVVGTRTNKNVERILEALTGIEAEILIIGKLEVSHNIFIEQNNLHVSNFNNISDEDLAEKYHQSDILLFPSLYEGFGLPILEAQAQNCCVITSGISPMKEIAGNGALLVDPFSVKEIRDAVLKLIHSEEKRKELIKNGKENIRKYSPEKISQQYINLYHQIIKK from the coding sequence ATGGAAATTCATTTTTTTGAAAGACATCCTACAGAAGGGCAGATTAGTATTGAGAAACTTTTTTCAGTCTTATACAGGCAGCTGGAAGATCAAAACATAAAGTTTAAGGTTATAAAAAATCCTTTTCCGTTAAAGCAGCTTGGAAAAGCCATGTGGTTTTTTAAAAGGAACCAGGGAGACGTAAACCATATCACCGGAGATATTCACTGGGCCTGTTTACTTTTGGACAGGCATAAAACAATACTTTCTATACATGATCTGGTAGGGCTTCATCAATATACCGGATTAAAAAGATATCTGTATTACTTGCTATGGGTTTATCTTCCTGTAAAAAAATTAAAATATATCACGGTAATTTCAGACAAAACAAAAAATGAAATTTTAAAATATATTCCGTCAGCAGAAAATAAAATTCATGTAATTTCTAACTGTGTTACCGTTCCTATTCTGGAACATAATGATATAAGTCTTCAGCGGAAGCTGAAACTGCTGGTGGTAGGAACCAGGACAAATAAAAATGTAGAACGGATTTTAGAGGCGTTAACCGGCATAGAAGCGGAGATATTAATTATCGGAAAACTGGAAGTATCCCATAATATCTTTATAGAGCAGAATAATCTGCATGTCAGTAATTTTAATAATATTTCTGATGAAGATTTAGCGGAAAAATATCATCAGTCAGATATATTGTTATTTCCATCCTTATATGAAGGGTTTGGGTTGCCGATCCTTGAAGCGCAGGCGCAAAACTGCTGTGTCATAACCTCCGGTATTTCCCCGATGAAAGAAATTGCCGGCAATGGAGCGCTGCTGGTAGATCCTTTTTCGGTGAAAGAAATACGAGATGCCGTGCTCAAATTGATCCACAGCGAAGAAAAAAGAAAAGAGCTGATAAAAAACGGCAAAGAGAATATCAGGAAATACAGTCCTGAAAAAATCTCACAGCAATATATTAACTTATACCACCAAATAATAAAAAAATGA
- a CDS encoding EpsG family protein, translated as MIPLLIVLLLLFSFFDEKFSSVQKTLVLIFCLVMWWFLESFRWESGTDFYNYYNNFDGLRINHVSTDRFELGYNLLVLFCRDYLKCTFYVFNALYYSVIFLLYFFSIRKATPNSILFLFIFFCFAIGLMGSTRQLMAVSIMFFASVYFLENKKVAFIACILLASLFHRTIIVCLIFVVFNHNIRYKYWLCMIAAALLIQISGFNAFIMGKFISLLPESYSDRFTAYLSLSEPDTIDLRTYFFGILRRGLPVFLLLVNKNKLNKLVDHTRLQYILNIMFFSLFAYIILSFNFTFIISRISIYFNIFEALFYVWLITIYTRERKYLYIAGLVSFFLVLCVKYIMNYPQLFLPYKTIFFTF; from the coding sequence ATGATACCGTTATTAATAGTTCTTTTATTACTTTTTTCTTTTTTTGATGAAAAATTTTCATCAGTACAAAAGACTTTAGTATTGATTTTCTGTTTGGTAATGTGGTGGTTCCTGGAAAGTTTCAGATGGGAAAGCGGAACAGATTTTTATAATTACTATAATAATTTTGACGGCTTACGTATAAACCATGTAAGCACAGACAGATTTGAGCTGGGATATAATCTTCTGGTATTGTTCTGCAGGGATTATCTGAAGTGTACATTTTATGTTTTTAATGCACTTTACTATTCGGTTATATTCTTACTTTATTTTTTTTCAATCCGGAAGGCTACACCAAATTCTATACTTTTTCTGTTCATTTTCTTTTGTTTTGCCATCGGGCTGATGGGCAGTACCAGACAACTGATGGCTGTTTCCATTATGTTTTTTGCAAGTGTTTATTTTCTAGAAAACAAAAAAGTAGCGTTTATTGCCTGCATTCTTCTGGCATCGCTGTTTCACAGGACAATAATTGTTTGTCTAATCTTTGTTGTGTTTAATCATAACATCAGGTATAAATATTGGCTCTGCATGATTGCAGCTGCACTTTTAATACAGATCAGCGGGTTTAATGCATTTATAATGGGAAAATTTATCAGTCTTTTACCTGAAAGTTATTCAGACAGATTTACCGCATACCTTTCCTTATCAGAGCCTGATACAATAGATCTGAGAACCTATTTCTTTGGAATTTTAAGGCGTGGGTTGCCTGTATTCTTACTGCTTGTAAACAAAAATAAGCTCAACAAGCTGGTAGATCATACCAGATTACAGTATATTCTGAATATAATGTTCTTTTCACTCTTTGCTTATATAATCCTGTCTTTCAATTTTACGTTTATCATATCCCGGATTAGTATTTATTTCAATATCTTTGAAGCTCTTTTTTATGTTTGGCTGATAACGATATATACCAGAGAGAGAAAGTATCTTTATATTGCAGGATTAGTATCATTTTTTCTTGTACTTTGCGTCAAGTATATAATGAACTACCCACAGCTTTTCCTGCCGTATAAAACAATATTTTTTACATTCTAA
- a CDS encoding glycosyltransferase produces MIFIDALYINNGGGKVLLDYLMQELDKLDVPVFYLLDKRIENNHEPVNEKCRIVFQKADYYGRKRFYKKNKEHFSTLLCFGNLPPAINQRNCTSYTYFHQPLFLELPDDMPVRQKIMYWLKTKILSYDRRNTEYWLVQSDFIKQKLTRKYKIKQEKVLLMPFYPPFKETQTAVKREKHSYVFVSNAAPHKNHVKLIDAFCRFYENHKKGVLTITVAESFTELCRLIREKQDLGYPIRNTGFIKREDLKEIYQSHEYLIFPSLAESFGLGLVEAIENGCNIIGADLPYTYEVCEPSITFNPYDEGSIVNALTQSLKEDVKPSVKKITNNINQLITLLHGNTK; encoded by the coding sequence ATGATTTTTATTGATGCCTTATACATAAATAACGGTGGCGGAAAAGTGCTTTTGGATTATCTGATGCAGGAATTGGATAAGCTTGATGTTCCTGTTTTTTACCTGTTGGATAAAAGAATAGAAAATAATCATGAACCCGTAAACGAAAAATGCAGGATCGTTTTTCAGAAAGCAGATTATTATGGAAGAAAAAGGTTTTATAAAAAAAATAAAGAACATTTTTCAACCCTGCTGTGTTTCGGAAATTTGCCTCCTGCCATTAATCAAAGAAACTGTACTTCATATACTTATTTTCATCAGCCTTTATTTTTAGAATTGCCTGATGATATGCCGGTCAGACAGAAAATAATGTATTGGCTCAAAACAAAAATATTGTCTTATGACCGCAGGAATACAGAGTATTGGCTGGTACAGTCAGATTTTATAAAGCAAAAGCTTACCAGAAAATATAAAATAAAACAGGAGAAGGTTTTATTAATGCCTTTTTACCCTCCTTTTAAGGAAACTCAGACCGCAGTGAAGAGAGAAAAGCACAGCTATGTTTTTGTAAGCAATGCGGCTCCCCATAAGAATCATGTTAAACTGATAGACGCTTTCTGCCGTTTTTACGAAAACCATAAAAAAGGCGTACTTACCATTACGGTAGCAGAAAGTTTTACGGAACTGTGCCGGCTGATCAGAGAAAAACAGGATTTGGGGTATCCTATCAGAAACACCGGCTTTATAAAACGTGAGGATCTGAAAGAAATTTATCAGTCACATGAATATCTTATTTTCCCGTCTCTTGCAGAAAGTTTCGGATTAGGCCTTGTGGAAGCTATTGAAAACGGTTGTAATATCATCGGTGCAGATCTGCCGTATACCTATGAAGTCTGCGAGCCTTCAATAACATTCAACCCTTACGATGAAGGAAGCATCGTTAATGCCCTGACACAATCTTTGAAAGAAGATGTAAAACCCTCTGTGAAAAAAATCACAAACAATATTAATCAGCTTATTACACTTTTACATGGAAATACAAAATAA
- a CDS encoding glycosyltransferase produces MKVAIIGSKDFDSLEYHLHDSLEFLGHQVFHIDIKDVIKIPYRYNYWATKLFPSYDELIFKKIAEKVIEQEPDLVIATYRFIHPVCIRMIKQNLKAKVIHINPDQMTTLEHQQIFASDYDAWFTKEKYMLDFMQNKMRLNAHYFPEALNPRVHKPSAKDRNQLEKEIDIDVVTFGTMYPYRSRMVSELIKADINVVLFGIADKRFARKEIAENFRNEFITGERKAEVLCGSKIVFNNFHYAEVNSANVKFFEIGGIGAFQLCDYKPVLEEYSKIDVEKFTYRHIDEAIEKVRYYLDKPEERYALSDLQRQHFIENHTYDVRLTEMLKLIHK; encoded by the coding sequence ATGAAAGTAGCTATTATAGGAAGCAAAGATTTTGATAGTTTAGAATATCATTTGCATGATTCCCTGGAGTTTCTCGGGCACCAGGTTTTTCATATTGATATCAAAGATGTCATAAAGATACCCTACCGTTATAATTATTGGGCCACGAAGCTTTTCCCTTCTTATGATGAGCTTATTTTCAAAAAAATCGCAGAAAAAGTGATTGAACAGGAGCCGGACCTTGTCATTGCTACATATCGTTTTATCCATCCTGTTTGTATCAGAATGATAAAGCAGAACCTGAAGGCAAAGGTGATCCATATCAATCCGGATCAGATGACCACTCTGGAGCACCAGCAGATCTTCGCATCAGATTATGATGCATGGTTTACCAAAGAAAAGTATATGCTGGATTTTATGCAGAATAAAATGAGGCTGAATGCACACTATTTTCCGGAAGCCTTAAATCCTAGGGTACACAAGCCTTCGGCAAAAGACAGAAATCAATTAGAGAAAGAAATAGATATTGATGTGGTAACCTTCGGCACCATGTATCCTTACCGTTCAAGAATGGTAAGCGAGCTGATAAAGGCGGATATTAATGTTGTGTTGTTCGGAATTGCAGATAAAAGATTTGCAAGAAAAGAAATTGCTGAAAACTTCAGGAATGAGTTTATTACCGGTGAGAGAAAAGCAGAAGTTTTATGCGGATCCAAAATAGTGTTTAATAATTTCCATTATGCCGAAGTTAATTCTGCCAACGTAAAATTCTTCGAAATAGGAGGAATCGGAGCATTTCAGCTGTGCGATTATAAACCCGTCTTGGAAGAGTATTCTAAGATTGATGTTGAAAAGTTTACCTACAGGCATATAGACGAAGCCATTGAAAAAGTCAGGTATTACCTGGATAAACCCGAAGAAAGGTACGCACTGAGTGATCTTCAGAGACAGCATTTTATAGAAAATCATACGTACGATGTCAGGCTCACTGAAATGTTAAAATTAATTCATAAATAA